In Buchananella sp. 14KM1171, the genomic stretch CGTTGACGCTCAACGGCCTGGTTCCCCACTCGGTTCCCTCCGACTACCGGGGCTCCGTGCTGGTGGCCGGCGCCGAGGTGGCTGACGCCCCGCTCTCGGAGCTGGCGGCCCGCACCGCCATGGTGATGCAGGACCCGGATACCCAGATCGTCACCGACAGCGTGTGGGGCGAGGTCTGCTACGCCCTGCAAAACGTGCGGCTACCGCGTGAGGAGATCGTCGAACGGGCCAAGGCGGCGCTCGACGCCCTGGACCTGACCCACCTGGCCACCACGGACCCGTGGCTGCTCTCCGGCGGGCAGCGTCAGCGGGTCTTGCTTGCCGCCGCCCTGGCGCAGCGGCCCCAGCTGCTGGTGCTGGACGAGCCCACCGCGAACCTTGACCCCGCCGCCGCCCAGCAGTTCTACGCCCACCTGCCGGCCCTGAAGGAGGCGGGTACCGCGATCCTGATCGTGGAGCACAACCTGGACCACCTGATCGGAGCCGTGGACCAGGTGATCGCCCTGGCCAAGAACGGACAGGTGCTGGCCACCGGCACCCCGGCCCAGGTCTTTGGCGCCCACGCCGCCCTGCTGGAGGAGGCCGGGATTCGCCTGCCCACCGCCACCCGCGTCGGCCTGCGCCTTGGCATTACCCCCCTGCCGCTCACATTGGCCGACGTCGCCGCCCCACCCTCCGCCCAGCAGCCGCCCCTCGAGGAGGGCAGTACGGGCGGGGCCGCCCCGCTGCAGGCAGGGGCGAAGGTGACGGCCCGCGCAACGTCGTCCACCCCACAACTGGCCGCACCAGCGGCTGGCGGCGTCGAGCCGAAGGTGGGCGCAACGTCGTCCACGCCGGGGGTGGCGACGGTGGAGGCGCGCGGCCTGTCGGTCACGTTGGGCGGCGCGGCCGTGCTGGCAGACGTGGACTTTGCCGCCTACCCCGGCGAAATCCTGGCGGTGCTCGGGGTCAACGGCTCCGGCAAGTCCACGCTGCTGCGCGCGCTGGTGGGACTGCAGCGCTTCCAGGCGGAGTCCTTCGCGTTCGAGGGCAGGCCGATCCGCCGCCCGCGCGTCCACCCCCTGGCCACCCTGGTCACCCAGAACCCGGAGCACCAGTTCGTGCGCCACACGGTGCGCGCCGAGCTCGCCCACAGCCTGCGCCTGGCCCGCCGCCCGGAGGCGGAGATCGAGGAGCGCGTGGCAGCGCTCATGGCGGAGTTCGGGCTGGTCGAGCTCGCGGAAGTCCACCCGTTCACGCTCTCCGGCGGGGAGAAGCGCAGGCTGTCGGTCGCGGCCGCGCTGGCCCTGCCCCGCAAGGTGCTCTACCTGGACGAGCCCACCTTCGGGCAGGACGCCCGCAACGCCGAACGCCTCATGGCGCACATGCGCACGCTGGCGAACCAGGGCACCGCCGTGGTGCTGGCCAGCCACGACCTGGAACTGGTGGCCCAACACTCAGACCGCGTCCTGCTACTGCGCGACGGGCGGGTGGCCGCAACCGGTCAAACCCGCCAGGTCCTCACCGACACCGCCACGCTGGCGTCCGCCGGGCTGCCTGCGACGGAGCTGACCCGGGTGGGGGCCGCGCTGCGAGCTGGCGGGCTGCTTGGGGGCGAGCACGGCGGCGATAGCGCCTGGCTGACCTGGCGCGACGTGCCGGCGCGGGCGGGCTCCCCCGCGCACGAGCGCGCGCGGGCGCAAGCGGCCGAGCCCGAACAGGGACGCGTGCCGGCGCGGGAGGGATGCAAGTGAACGCGCAGGTGACGCTTCCGAACCGGACTGCGGCGGCCCCAACGCTGCCGCTGCAGCTCCCGCCGCCACCCGAACGGCCGCCCGCACTGGCCGGTCGCCTCGACTTCAACCCGCTCTCGCCGTTCGTGGCGATCATGCCACTGACCGTGGTGTCAGCCTCCAGCCTGAACCTGCGCATCCCGGCCGTCATCGCCGCGTTGGCCGCACTGGCCGCGCTCGCCGTGCAGCCCAAGCGGGCGGCGGTGATCGTGCCGATCGTCGCAGCGGCCTGCGCCGTGCTC encodes the following:
- a CDS encoding ABC transporter ATP-binding protein; the protein is MSSPALVEAASLQVRYHARKEWVPRHPQSLELQPGRTTLLVGPSGCGKSTLTLTLNGLVPHSVPSDYRGSVLVAGAEVADAPLSELAARTAMVMQDPDTQIVTDSVWGEVCYALQNVRLPREEIVERAKAALDALDLTHLATTDPWLLSGGQRQRVLLAAALAQRPQLLVLDEPTANLDPAAAQQFYAHLPALKEAGTAILIVEHNLDHLIGAVDQVIALAKNGQVLATGTPAQVFGAHAALLEEAGIRLPTATRVGLRLGITPLPLTLADVAAPPSAQQPPLEEGSTGGAAPLQAGAKVTARATSSTPQLAAPAAGGVEPKVGATSSTPGVATVEARGLSVTLGGAAVLADVDFAAYPGEILAVLGVNGSGKSTLLRALVGLQRFQAESFAFEGRPIRRPRVHPLATLVTQNPEHQFVRHTVRAELAHSLRLARRPEAEIEERVAALMAEFGLVELAEVHPFTLSGGEKRRLSVAAALALPRKVLYLDEPTFGQDARNAERLMAHMRTLANQGTAVVLASHDLELVAQHSDRVLLLRDGRVAATGQTRQVLTDTATLASAGLPATELTRVGAALRAGGLLGGEHGGDSAWLTWRDVPARAGSPAHERARAQAAEPEQGRVPAREGCK